From the Methanosarcinales archaeon genome, one window contains:
- a CDS encoding HD domain-containing protein, with product MNIQDNNPIVEAFNFAYNAHKNTHRKSSTRPYIVRPLDVASTLMKNNAPEHVVIVGLLHDVVEDEDYTLSDIRDKFGNEVATLVDGASGPEELIKAERGKSKTWPERKAHTIDFIKNADRDLEAALLCRQISQYPGYRQGL from the coding sequence ATGAATATTCAAGACAATAATCCAATCGTTGAAGCATTCAATTTTGCCTACAATGCCCATAAAAACACCCACCGGAAAAGTTCAACCAGACCCTACATCGTTCGTCCTCTGGATGTTGCTTCCACCCTCATGAAGAATAATGCCCCTGAGCATGTGGTTATCGTGGGATTGCTGCATGATGTTGTAGAAGATGAGGATTACACACTGTCCGATATCAGAGATAAGTTCGGTAATGAGGTGGCGACCCTGGTAGATGGGGCTTCCGGGCCGGAAGAACTGATAAAAGCAGAACGGGGCAAAAGTAAGACCTGGCCCGAGCGCAAGGCGCATACCATTGACTTTATCAAAAATGCAGACAGGGACCTGGAAGCTGCTCTCCTGTGCCGACAAATTAGCCAATATCCGGGATATCGTCAGGGACTATGA